A region from the Fusarium musae strain F31 chromosome 1, whole genome shotgun sequence genome encodes:
- a CDS encoding hypothetical protein (BUSCO:EOG09264GMT): MSTLKRKAGASTGNDSKKPKANGNIASFFGAAPKPTGTGASAPAPAVKFDKAKWVASLKPEQKELLQLEIDTLDESWLAHLKDDLVTKEFLDLKRFLDREISSGRKVFPPRNDIYSWSRHTPFSNVKVVIVGQDPYHNDNQAHGLAFSVRPPTPAPPSLKNMYIALKKDYPAFEPPPNRGGLLTPWADRGVLMLNTCLTVRAHEANSHSNRGWEKLTQRVIDLVAQKRTRGVVFMAWGTPAGKRVQKIDRVKHLVLQSVHPSPLSASRGFFDCNHFRKANDWLVTRYGPEGEIDWALGPGTSTKAPATEADAKEAKSAEKKAEVIEKTKPEVVKKAEEDKENDAFDEDEEALEEALRLAEEEEKEKEK, encoded by the exons ATGTCGACCCTCAAACGTAAAGCAGGCGCCTCGACCGGGAACGATTCGAAGAAGCCTAAGGCTAATGGCAACATTGCCTCATTCTTCGGAGCAGCTCCTAAGCCTACTGGTACTGGTGCTTCTGCCCCCGCACCAGCCGTCAAGTTTGATAAGGCCAAGTGGGTGGCTTCCTTGAAGCCAGAGCAAAAAGAACTCTTGCAGCTCGAAATTGATACTCTTGACGAAAGCTGGCTGGCGCACCTCAAGGATGATCTTGTCACAAAGGAGTTCCTGGACCTTAAGCGATTCCTTGATCGAGAAATCAGCTCTGGGCGCAAGGTGTTCCCACCTAGGAACGATATCTACTCATG gTCCCGTCATACCCCTTTCAGCAATGTCAAGGTTGTCATTGTTGGTCAAGACCCCTATCATAACGACAACCAGGCTCATGGATTGGCATTCTCCGTTCGACCCCCAACTCCTGCACCACCCTCGCTCAAGAACATGTATATTGCGCTGAAGAAAGACTATCCTGCTTTCGAGCCACCACCAAACCGAGGAGGTCTTCTCACCCCCTGGGCAGACCGTGGTGTTCTCATGTTGAACACCTGCCTTACAGTTCGAGCCCATGAAGCCAACTCGCACTCTAATCGAGGATGGGAGAAGCTCACACAACGAGTGATTGATTTAGTGGCGCAAAAGAGAACAAGGGGTGTTGTTTTCATGGCCTGGGGAACACCAGCCGGCAAGCGAGTGCAGAAGATCGATCGAGTCAAACATCTTGTGCTACAGAGTGTCCACCCCAGCCCTCTCAGTGCTTCCAGGGGGTTCTTTGACTGCAATCACTTCAGAAAAGCCAATGACTGGCTAGTTACGCGATATGGCCCTGAAGGAGAGATTGACTGGGCACTTGGACCTGGCACTTCCACGAAAGCTCCAGCGACGGAAGCCGATGCCAAGGAGGCTAAATCTGCTGAGAAAAAGGCCGAGGTCATTGAGAAGACTAAGCCTGAAGTGGTAAAGAAGGCtgaagaggacaaggagaACGATGCTttcgacgaagatgaggaagctcTCGAAGAGGCCCTTCGgttggctgaagaagaggagaaggagaaagaaaagtag
- a CDS encoding hypothetical protein (EggNog:ENOG41) yields MAGLFSRLKGKDGKSKKKGANDPTQQLPQKPQWTDAWARTYVEPEEVHELIRCCTEELKARGLDHPFLLLPYRPTSDPSAVRSFIRHFFESHANLRGEQLTQELRMTEPMVVSGVAKWCWSRIQGGIVGWDAYELFKVGEIDSNMARDSFKTFIPISVENGARQRIIFDFFDLLAAVAAHGKSNGLGGRKLSRMAAWWAFEHKDTNKGFEGGYDAWLRAADATSHMFFAFLRSLSPEQNVTGITMLPRSLQKLLQETEYPPQRPSLMMSTTNKVVMIVDTVSPTPFALLRRANHFQYRDSDRALQEFSEYDDPVQALTDECRRVLKAISGANQSQASSSKHSTSLRDASWSRFEDIGFSSTLDEDDDDDDSALTYKRQPPALRRTPASGNGLGRPTTPSWADFLSSGFVDENQPARSNLLLPPDKVLPPLETQRQHSSQSHRPRLEHDHSLEPGELASIATFLLDDSFWWVWMSSLAPEETAERKSAFGRCAVIETKITSGRWLVMEEMVAGAAPEPQAGAYIAEKKGLFSWTKRGKGLGRRKSTANKSVENIGQGTSKASIGPDTHARIQAKAAQLRAQEQQGKKQAQQPLYQRRGRTDAELMAEKTNSVLTLQPTIIGEASSALKWVSKYDKGTIKDLYMANNNAGRGTMVSPIPSESINGDAASNSGTQAPDQPPQVPVKDVLSPITSPTFSPTSNETTRKPLPQPEHPVEVQPQTESVQAPTPEPVSEPVQEPTPEPVLPVSPLSPVPPPKDEAPQELARENMVSPTPSSPENKKKKLQKAEKENRGFRKLFRKNRSSKLPDDAAANVHEFLRQTQATPEPQAQKPLTPADTPEPAAAIQRVPVPQLAQADEADMPTPTPAAEFVTPMEEPVQRVDTPQRNQDIAEPTIDQSQIAPSAKDSAPAQKAVPQFNQGPLEDQPAFAPDSDDEDDATPPPIPRSPRHSPRIGGPAQPEEKLSHSAGPGVQDRWAQIRKNAAERAAIRPDDQLRPSYSNSNRTGDGDDDTSGEETIESRVARIKARVAELTNNMESTNGPQANATRH; encoded by the exons ATGGCAGGCCTTTTTTCTCgcctcaagggcaaggatggcaagtcCAAAAAGAAAGGCGCAAACGATCCTACACAGCAGCTACCACAAAAACCACAATGGACAGACGCCTGGGCACGCACATATGTTGAGCCTGAAGAAGTCCACGAGCTGATCCGATGTTGCACAGAAGAGCTCAAAGCTCGAG GTCTGGACCACCCTTTCCTCTTGTTGCCATACCGTCCCACCTCCGATCCCAGCGCAGTTCGTTCTTTTATTCGCCATTTCTTCGAATCCCATGCCAACTTACGGGGAGAACAACTTACACAAGAGCTTCGCATGACAGAACCTATG GTGGTTTCCGGAGTTGCTAAGTGGTGCTGGAGTCGCATTCAGGGGGGTATCGTTGGCTGGGATGCATATGAACTGTTCAAAGTGGGAGAAATTG ACTCGAACATGGCCCGAGACTCTTTCAAAACGTTCATTCCTATCAGTGTTGAGAATGGTGCCCGTCAGCGCATTATCTTCGACTTCTTCGACCTACTGGCCGCTGTTGCAGCGCACGGAAAGTCCAATGGCCTAGGAGGACGAAAGCTTTCACGAATGGCAGCATGGTGGGCATTCGAACATAAAGATACTAACAAGGGTTTTGAAGGAGGTTATGATGCTTGGCTGCG TGCCGCCGATGCCACAAGCCATATGTTCTTCGCTTTCCTCAGATCACTCTCACCTGAGCAAAACGTCACTGGCATTACGATGCTTCCCAGATCCCTCCAGAAACTACTTCAGGAAACCGAGTATCCTCCTCAACGACCTTCTCTCATGATGTCAACCACAAACAAAGTTGTCATGATTGTGGATACCGTATCGCCAACTCCTTTTGCGCTCCTTCGGAGAGCGAACCACTTCCAATATCGTGATTCGGACCGCGCATTACAAGAGTTTTCCGAGTACGACGACCCTGTGCAGGCTTTGACGGACGAATGCCGCCGAGTTCTCAAAGCTATTTCTGGTGCCAATCAGTCacaagcttcaagctcaaagcACTCTACAAGCTTGCGCGACGCCTCCTGGTCACGATTCGAGGATATTGGCTTCTCTTCTACGCTagatgaggacgacgacgatgacgacagtGCTTTGACCTACAAACGCCAGCCACCCGCTCTGCGAAGAACCCCTGCGTCTGGTAACGGACTGGGTAGACCGACAACCCCGTCTTGGGCCGACTTTCTTTCTTCGGGATTCGTGGATGAAAACCAGCCTGCCCGGTCAAACTTGCTTCTACCCCCTGACAAGGTTCTGCCCCCTCTCGAAACCCAGAGACAACATAGTTCTCAATCGCATCGACCAAGGCTTGAACATGATCACTCGCTTGAGCCCGGGGAGCTCGCAAGTATTGCAACATTTTTGCTGGACGATTCGTTCTGGTGGGTTTGGATGTCCAGTCTTGCCCCTGAGGAGACTGCAGAGCGCAAGTCGGCCTTTGGGCGATGCGCCGTCATCGAAACCAAGATCACTAGTGGCCGTTGGCTCGTGATGGAAGAAATGGTTGCCGGCGCAGCTCCTGAACCTCAGGCGGGTGCATACAttgcagagaagaagggtcTCTTTAGCTGGACAAAACGTGGGAAGGGCCTCGGCCGACGGAAGTCGACAGCCAATAAGTCAGTCGAGAATATTGGCCAGGGCACCAGCAAGGCCAGCATAGGTCCCGATACTCACGCCAGAATCCAAGCCAAGGCTGCGCAGCTTCGTGCGCAGGAACAGCAAGGGAAGAAGCAAGCTCAACAGCCCCTGTACCAGCGACGTGGCCGAACTGATGCTGAGCTCATGGCCGAGAAGACTAATAGCGTTCTTACCCTTCAGCCCACAATCATTGGCGAGGCTTCATCAGCATTGAAGTGGGTTTCTAAGTATGATAAGGGAACGATTAAGGATTTGTACATGGCCAACAACAATGCGGGTCGTGGAACTATGGTATCGCCAATTCCATCTGAGAGTATAAACGGTGACGCTGCTTCAAACAGTGGCACACAAGCCCCGGATCAGCCTCCGCAGGTGCCCGTTAAGGACGTGTTATCCCCGATCACGTCGCCTACTTTCTCGCCCACTTCGAACGAGACAACGAGGAAACCCCTCCCACAGCCAGAACATCCCGTCGAGGTCCAGCCACAAACTGAGTCTGTTCAGGCACCAACGCCCGAGCCGGTTTCAGAGCCCGTTCAAGAGCCTACGCCTGAACCAGTGCTTCCCGTCAGCCCTCTTAGCCCTGTGCCACCTCCTAAGGACGAGGCACCCCAGGAATTGGCTCGGGAGAATATGGTTTCTCCTACTCCATCAAGCCctgagaacaagaagaagaaactccaGAAGGCAGAAAAGGAGAACCGCGGTTTCCGGAAGTTGTTCCGCAAGAACAGAAGTTCCAAACTACCTGATGACGCTGCCGCTAATGTTCATGAGTTCCTGCGCCAGACCCAAGCAACGCCAGAGCCCCAGGCGCAGAAGCCCCTCACTCCAGCTGACACACCTGAGCCTGCAGCCGCTATCCAGCGTGTTCCAGTGCCTCAACTCGCACAAGCAGATGAGGCTGACATGCCTACCCCCACACCTGCTGCTGAGTTTGTGACGCCAATGGAGGAACCTGTGCAGCGAGTCGATACACCTCAGAGGAACCAGGATATCGCGGAGCCCACTATCGACCAGTCACAGATAGCCCCCAGTGCTAAGGACTCGGCTCCTGCCCAGAAGGCAGTTCCTCAGTTCAACCAAGGCCCTCTTGAAGACCAGCCAGCCTTTGCTCCTGATtcggatgatgaagacgacgcaACGCCTCCTCCTATTCCCCGCTCACCCCGCCACTCCCCCCGGATTGGAGGCCCAGCGCAGCccgaggagaagctgagTCACAGTGCCGGTCCAGGAGTTCAAGATCGCTGGGCACAAATTCGAAAGAACGCTGCTGAGAGGGCCGCTATTCGCCCTGATGATCAGCTTCGGCCGTCGTACAGTAACAGCAACAGAActggagatggcgatgacGATACAAGTGGAGAAGAGA CTATCGAATCTCGTGTCGCCCGCATCAAGGCTCGTGTAGCCGAGTTGACGAACAACATGGAGAGTACGAATGGTCCTCAGGCTAATGCCACCCGTCATTAG
- a CDS encoding hypothetical protein (EggNog:ENOG41~BUSCO:EOG09260B3H): protein MGVTGLWTVVQPCARPTNLATLNRKRLAVDASIWIYQFLKAVRDKEGNALRNSHVVGFFRRICKLLWFGIQPVFVFDGGAPILKRQTIQHRKRRREGRREDAVRTAGKLLAVQMQRIAEEDHDRRRRDQERDISAREEQQQEVIPDASQLVYDDEALLSQNERRKGRTFRKQDAYHLPDLDGGGIAAMGKPDDPRIMSIEELEEYARQFQDGEDINLYDFSKIDFDGEFFKSLPAPDRYNILNAARLRSRLRMGLSKEQLEEMFPDRMAFSKFQIERVKERNHLTQRLMYEVGMTGTDLTLGVNARVAGEKNREYILVKNEGAEGGWALGVVSREKDVGEAHKPIDVDAIQVQYQSKEDEEEDEEYFEDVPIEGLNRLPKPSAAQVTSYQAAQDIAARRRQIYGNYPQESSPQGEESLFVGGNIGNTDVLFEQPPEEALHNDEEDDLNRAIAMSLQNQHGVGKESDHEEFEDIPMEAPKWTQKSVDAQKPITAKGGSMIAHIVNNRASAAVPRRQEHDTAADSDSDEDMQTVLAKARMKKKPQPKSKFVPVVENKKTPFDGPLPFPKLDWGSSLFGKKKAPEAEPNKKSEVAGENSTVLNDEEDDMAGGFERELQDENAPRPLPPWLTDDTDIRESLKKQQETEREINNADRQAAEEEERLYRRKMQDQLIHIDSSSDDDSDVEVLDKPPSPQKPAQKEPITIDAEDETEKINEASLQTEKPELTKGVSTTTHEREDALEQVVEKAKEPSPEAEAQDLADHTVEEPTAYSGHEDEDKSRKSESPEPEFEDVVPTNAVTMAEKSHASIYEEIPFIGAPAVGGNQELDIDDDGLFDDVEYDEFSDPGDEELMAQMAEEAEEHARFASELNNKTAEQNKEDYERELRALRNQQKKDRRDADEVTQVMITECQALLRLFGIPYITAPMEAEAQCAELVRLGLVDGIVTDDSDTFLFGGTRVYKNMFNSNKFVECYLVGDIEKELSLSREQLISLAHLLGSDYTEGLSGVGPVTAVEILSEFPGKSGLEDFREWWRSVQSQTRPKDADVSTPFRKKFRKSQGTKLFLPPGFPNPAVYDAYLHPEVDDSNENFQWGVPDVEGLRQFLMATIGWSKERTDEVLVPVIKDMNKRDREGTQSNITRFFGGSVGVGAKEAFAPRQKAQGSKRMAAAVDRLRANVTGEEARGVESGGKRKRASRRNAAAPIDEGENTEEVDDEVDDEPTSRGRGKGKRVRAS, encoded by the coding sequence ATGGGTGTGACCGGTCTATGGACAGTTGTTCAGCCATGCGCCCGACCGACGAACCTCGCGACTCTAAATCGCAAGCGACTGGCAGTCGATGCCTCGATTTGGATATATCAATTTCTCAAAGCTGTGCGCGACAAGGAAGGCAATGCGCTGCGCAACTCGCACGTCGTCGGTTTCTTCCGTCGCATATGCAAGCTTCTGTGGTTTGGTATTCAACCAGTATTTGTCTTCGACGGTGGCGCACCGATTCTCAAGAGACAGACGATTCAGCATCGAAAGCGAAGACGCGAAGGCCGTCGTGAAGATGCCGTTCGCACGGCCGGTAAACTGCTAGCGGTGCAAATGCAGCGCATCGCGGAAGAAGACCATGATCGCAGGCGGAGAGATCAAGAACGTGATATATCTGCCCGGGAagagcagcaacaagaagtGATCCCTGATGCCAGTCAACTTGTTtacgatgatgaagctctCCTATCCCAAAATGAGAGACGGAAGGGAAGAACGTTTCGAAAGCAGGACGCCTACCATCTTCCCGATCTAGATGGTGGTGGCATCGCGGCAATGGGAAAGCCAGATGATCCACGAATCATGAGTATAGAAGAGCTGGAAGAATACGCGCGCCAGTTTCAAGACGGTGAAGATATCAACCTTTATGACTTCAGCAAGATCGATTTTGACGGCGAATTCTTCAAGAGTCTTCCAGCTCCTGATCGATACAATATCCTGAACGCAGCAAGACTCAGGAGCCGGCTGAGAATGGGTCTCAGCAAGGAGCAGCTGGAAGAAATGTTCCCAGATCGCATGGCCTTCTCCAAGTTCCAGATCGAAAGGGTCAAGGAACGTAATCATCTCACTCAACGTCTCATGTATGAAGTCGGCATGACTGGCACCGATTTGACACTTGGAGTAAATGCGCGAGTTGCTGGCGAAAAGAACAGAGAGTACATCCTTGTAAAGAATGAGGGCGCTGAGGGAGGATGGGCTTTGGGTGTAGTCAGCAGAGAAAAGGACGTTGGAGAGGCACATAAACCTATCGACGTCGATGCCATTCAAGTTCAATATCAATccaaggaagatgaggaggaagacgaagaataTTTTGAAGACGTTCCCATAGAGGGACTCAACCGACTCCCGAAACCTTCTGCAGCACAGGTGACTAGCTACCAAGCAGCCCAGGATATAGCGGCGCGACGGCGGCAGATATATGGTAACTATCCTCAAGAGTCCTCCCCTCAGGGCGAGGAGTCGCTCTTCGTCGGCGGGAATATCGGGAACACAGATGTGCTGTTTGAACAACCACCTGAAGAAGCACTGCAcaacgacgaagaggatgatcTCAACCGCGCAATAGCTATGTCACTACAAAATCAACATGGCGTTGGAAAAGAGTCAGATCATGAGGAGTTCGAGGACATTCCCATGGAAGCTCCTAAATGGACACAGAAGTCGGTTGACGCACAAAAGCCTATTACAGCCAAAGGAGGCTCCATGATTGCTCATATTGTTAATAATAGAGCAAGCGCTGCGGTACCCAGGCGCCAAGAGCATGATACCGCTGCCGATAGCGACAGCGACGAAGATATGCAGACAGTGCTTGCAAAGGCCAGGATGAAAAAGAAGCCTCAGCCAAAATCAAAGTTTGTACCCGTcgtcgagaacaagaaaaccCCATTTGATGGCCCACTGCCGTTCCCGAAACTTGACTGGGGCTCGTCACTAtttggaaagaagaaagccCCAGAAGCTGAGCCAAATAAGAAATCTGAAGTTGCGGGCGAAAACTCAACTGTTCTCAatgacgaagaggacgacATGGCTGGTGGGTTTGAGAGAGAACTGCAGGATGAAAATGCGCCCAGACCCTTGCCGCCGTGGTTAACTGACGACACCGACATCCGGGAGTcgctcaagaagcagcaagAAACTGAGCGTGAGATCAACAACGCAGACAGGCaggcagctgaagaagaggagcggCTTTATCGCCGCAAGATGCAAGATCAGCTGATCCACATCGACTCTTCCTCAGATGATGATAGTGATGTTGAGGTTTTGGATAAACCGCCATCACCACAGAAGCCTGCCCAGAAAGAGCCTATCACCATCGACGCGGAagatgagactgagaagatcaacgagGCTTCTCTGCAAACTGAAAAGCCAGAATTGACAAAGGGAGTTTCAACTACAACACATGAGCGAGAGGATGCCCTTGAACAAGTAGtagagaaggccaaggagccATCACCTGAAGCAGAAGCCCAAGACCTTGCGGATCATACAGTAGAAGAACCAACTGCATATTCGGGGcacgaagatgaggacaagTCTCGAAAATCAGAATCACCCGAGCCAGAATTTGAAGATGTGGTACCTACCAATGCTGTGACCATGGCAGAAAAGAGTCATGCGTCTATCTATGAGGAAATTCCCTTCATTGGTGCGCCAGCAGTGGGAGGAAACCAAGAACTTGATATCGACGACGATGGGCTCTTTGACGACGTGGAGTACGACGAATTTAGCGACCCTGGTGACGAAGAGCTCATGGCACAAATGGCCGAGGAAGCCGAAGAGCATGCCCGTTTCGCCAGTGAGCTCAACAACAAAACGGCCGAGCAAAACAAAGAAGACTATGAAAGAGAATTGCGCGCCCTACGAAACCAACAGAAGAAAGACCGTCGAGATGCAGATGAGGTCACCCAAGTCATGATCACTGAATGCCAGGCTCTCCTTCGTCTATTTGGAATTCCTTATATCACCGCCCCTATGGAAGCTGAAGCCCAATGTGCTGAGCTCGTCCGTCTAGGACTTGTCGATGGCATTGTGACTGATGACTCGGATACCTTCTTGTTCGGTGGCACACGCGTGTACAAGAACATGTTTAATAGCAACAAATTTGTTGAGTGCTACTTGGTGGGCGATATCGAAAAGGAGCTCTCCCTGTCTCGAGAGCAACTCATCTCTCTTGCGCATCTGCTGGGCTCTGATTACACTGAGGGATTATCAGGTGTCGGTCCTGTAACAGCTGTCGAGATTCTATCTGAGTTCCCTGGTAAGTCTGGACTAGAGGACTTTCGCGAATGGTGGAGATCGGTGCAATCGCAGACACGCCCTAAGGACGCTGATGTCTCAACGCCTTTTCGCAAGAAGTTTCGCAAATCCCAAGGTACCAAACTCTTCTTACCACCAGGCTTTCCTAACCCGGCGGTTTATGATGCGTACCTACACCCAGAGGTTGATGACAGCAATGAGAATTTCCAGTGGGGTGTACCAGATGTTGAGGGACTACGGCAGTTCTTGATGGCTACCATTGGCTGGAGCAAAGAACGGACGGACGAGGTCCTTGTACCAGTCATCAAAGATATGAATAAGCGAGACCGCGAAGGCACACAGAGTAACATCACCAGATTTTTTGGTGGCagtgttggagttggagctAAGGAGGCATTTGCACCAAGACAGAAAGCCCAGGGAAGCAAACGTATGGCTGCAGCGGTAGATCGTCTGCGAGCAAATGTTACAGGCGAAGAGGCAAGGGGCGTTGAGAGCGGAGGAAAGCGTAAAAGAGCATCAAGGAGGAATGCAGCTGCCCCGATAGATGAAGGGGAGAATACTGAAGAAGTTGACGACGAAGTAGATGATGAGCCCACAAGCAGAGGCCGTGGTAAAGGTAAGAGAGTCAGAGCATCATAG